In Drosophila bipectinata strain 14024-0381.07 chromosome 2R, DbipHiC1v2, whole genome shotgun sequence, one genomic interval encodes:
- the LOC108123032 gene encoding uncharacterized protein, which translates to MKPIEFLQVVLLAAVFVHKLVALPISGSDEEPPKNNATEEEKGGRSARWIFKTFSESKTKLPETTVAALVSASLPSPTMEPPAGFQVFGPKLRHRGRHTKKPTTGTTKKNIMLYAEPQDSPEGEAGSPSSGSNSDSSPEAGGGGEAGGGAGGEPGGGAGGGAGGGESPSGDGSGGSQPGKELTLKVPQFDTDAYGGRVFNPWAVTFGNINLDTRFNEAQFDIPRFSMEMNPVTNYYPKGDNLTTACFNRSTIYNEVKVEKWLVRHIYSKRKKERAFFMAFRREIYDMANSEECHTPDLDDWLTYQQCALRRNQRMEYYIPEYPRQQLALN; encoded by the exons ATGAAACCCATTGAATTCCTTCAAGTTGTCCTTTTGGCAGCAGTATTT GTGCACAAGCTCGTAGCCCTGCCCATATCTGGATCAGATGAGGAGCCACCCAAGAATAATGCCACCGAAGAAGAGAAGGGAGGCAGATCTGCCCGATGGATATTTAAGACGTTTTCGGagtcaaaaacaaaacttcCAGAGACAACGGTGGCTGCTTTGGTGTCGGCATCTCTGCCATCACCGACCATGGAGCCACCCGCCGGGTTCCAAGTTTTTGGGCCAAAGCTTCGCCATCGGGGAAGGCACACCAAGAAACCAACTACGGGCACCaccaagaaaaatataatgcTTTATGCTGAACCACAAGATAGTCCTGAAGGTGAGGCCGGCAGCCCGTCCAGCGGCTCCAATAGCGACAGCAGTCCCGAAGCAGGCGGTGGTGGAGAAGCGGGTGGAGGAGCGGGTGGTGAGCCTGGTGGAGGCGCGGGTGGTGGTGCGGGTGGTGGTGAGAGTCCAAGTGGCGATGGATCAGGTGGATCCCAACCGGGCAAGGAGTTGACACTCAAAGTGCCACAGTTCGATACCGACGCGTACGGCGGCCGTGTGTTCAATCCCTGGGCTGTAACTTTTGGCAATATTAATCTGGACACGCGATTCAATGAGGCCCAATTCGATATTCCTAGATTTTCGATGGAAATGAATCCGGTGACCAACTACTATCCAAAGGGCGATAATTTGACCACCGCCTGTTTCAACAGATCGACCATCTACAATGAGGTCAAGGTCGAGAAGTGGCTGGTGCGCCACATCTACAGCAAGCGGAAGAAGGAGCGTGCCTTCTTCATGGCCTTCCGGCGGGAAATCTACGACATGGCCAACTCGGAGGAGTGCCACACCCCGGATCTGGACGACTGGTTGACCTACCAGCAGTGCGCACTGCGCCGCAATCAGCGCATGGAGTACTACATTCCAGAGTATCCGCGCCAGCAGCTCGCCCTAAACTAG
- the LOC108123028 gene encoding uncharacterized protein isoform X1 has translation MRAQKLNAQEREKLRRQRSETRLIVARCNELGFDYVVNAPEPPKVGFLRKIRRGPESEFVRDSFRCCTFELPSPGPGQYDIPSTVEFKYPSKAGFSAFANKMPRLPPFRELGYPPIGSYATDFKGTQYYFSFKTEVKLEPKWTTPGPSTYTHHLKYPSWNVEMAFGSKRIIWPAVAVFCTPYNSSKCSVCELTPVGDYFHNFSTDSDMCRPCMHAAVSAIKKCNLQVTERFLRQQKIKQFVPARYCGFFHIHDGTNATIERDSRKVLRQKTRVENYLYRVNAKMEY, from the exons ATGCGTGCCCAAAAGCTGAATGCCCAGGAGCGCGAGAAACTGCGTCGTCAACGCTCCGAAACTCGCCTAATTGTGGCACGATGCAATGAGCTAG GTTTCGACTATGTTGTCAATGCGCCGGAACCGCCCAAGGTGGGCTTCCTTCGGAAGATTCGCAGGGGGCCCGAGTCTGAGTTTGTCAGAGATAGCTTCAGATGCTGCACCTTTGAGCTGCCCTCCCCGGGTCCGGGTCAATACGATATCCCAAGTACTGTTGAATTCAAG TATCCTTCGAAAGCTGGCTTCTCTGCGTTTGCCAATAAAATGCCACGTCTACCCCCCTTCCGGGAACTGGGCTATCCACCGATAGGATCCTATGCCACCGATTTTAAAGGAACTCAGTATTACTTTTCCTTCAAAACAGAGGTTAAGCTGGAACCCAAATGGACGACTCCAGG TCCCTCCACTTATACGCATCACCTCAAGTATCCCTCCTGGAACGTGGAGATGGCTTTCGGCTCGAAGAGGATCATCTGGCCGGCTGTGGCCGTGTTCTGCACCCCGTACAACAGCTCCAAATGCTCGGTTTGTGAGCTGACTCCGGTGGGTGACTATTTCCATAACTTTAGCACGGACTCGGACATGTGTCGTCCGTGCATGCACGCCGCCGTATCTGCCATCAAAAAGTGCAATCTCCAGGTGACGGAGCGATTCCTGAGACAGCAGAAAATCAAGCAGTTCGTCCCGGCCCGCTACTGTGGATTCTTCCACATCCATGACGGTACCAATGCCACCATTGAGCGGGACTCCCGGAAGGTCTTGCGCCAAAAGACTCGCGTTGAAAATTATCTGTATCGTGTGAATGCCAAGATGGAATACTAA
- the LOC108123028 gene encoding uncharacterized protein isoform X2, protein MEGFDYVVNAPEPPKVGFLRKIRRGPESEFVRDSFRCCTFELPSPGPGQYDIPSTVEFKYPSKAGFSAFANKMPRLPPFRELGYPPIGSYATDFKGTQYYFSFKTEVKLEPKWTTPGPSTYTHHLKYPSWNVEMAFGSKRIIWPAVAVFCTPYNSSKCSVCELTPVGDYFHNFSTDSDMCRPCMHAAVSAIKKCNLQVTERFLRQQKIKQFVPARYCGFFHIHDGTNATIERDSRKVLRQKTRVENYLYRVNAKMEY, encoded by the exons ATGGAAG GTTTCGACTATGTTGTCAATGCGCCGGAACCGCCCAAGGTGGGCTTCCTTCGGAAGATTCGCAGGGGGCCCGAGTCTGAGTTTGTCAGAGATAGCTTCAGATGCTGCACCTTTGAGCTGCCCTCCCCGGGTCCGGGTCAATACGATATCCCAAGTACTGTTGAATTCAAG TATCCTTCGAAAGCTGGCTTCTCTGCGTTTGCCAATAAAATGCCACGTCTACCCCCCTTCCGGGAACTGGGCTATCCACCGATAGGATCCTATGCCACCGATTTTAAAGGAACTCAGTATTACTTTTCCTTCAAAACAGAGGTTAAGCTGGAACCCAAATGGACGACTCCAGG TCCCTCCACTTATACGCATCACCTCAAGTATCCCTCCTGGAACGTGGAGATGGCTTTCGGCTCGAAGAGGATCATCTGGCCGGCTGTGGCCGTGTTCTGCACCCCGTACAACAGCTCCAAATGCTCGGTTTGTGAGCTGACTCCGGTGGGTGACTATTTCCATAACTTTAGCACGGACTCGGACATGTGTCGTCCGTGCATGCACGCCGCCGTATCTGCCATCAAAAAGTGCAATCTCCAGGTGACGGAGCGATTCCTGAGACAGCAGAAAATCAAGCAGTTCGTCCCGGCCCGCTACTGTGGATTCTTCCACATCCATGACGGTACCAATGCCACCATTGAGCGGGACTCCCGGAAGGTCTTGCGCCAAAAGACTCGCGTTGAAAATTATCTGTATCGTGTGAATGCCAAGATGGAATACTAA
- the LOC108122935 gene encoding uncharacterized protein yields MQRRKHILVESLEECLTEAFQKPIVVWGLRRNITLRRILGERTLVCVSISNVSPKEEPIFDVLTDGLFGLHHVPILFIYKRLESQPPTMDELKNMFSWCWRQKFINVFVTYQKISFTNTSAGRNVSWENYLYTYTAFPEVTVRNLTQTGYRHTDIMMDFRGYEFRVPVYQDAPSAFWLSDGRLSGTFGLMFAAYVHHRRGRYRLEPAVDVDRYNYHENLMLAAARGEIEIGVHPYSSMQPGAERTAGFFPLAPTNTCVLVPWQHEPPPGRFIRYAVRINGTFLLVLLLAMTLAWQLARGEGLRGIQLSLVTFFLQPISDTNFRRLAEPYKFIHVAALLGSFVLWTMRTANLSSVFTSQFPGYQIDSVKDFLATPLRLMLTESEVEMYFTAGNLPVALRQRLQVVNRSTLVEHLDQLNTSYAYCTTTEHWSVVQMQQERLESPRFRLASRICTGTHILRYPMQWNSPFQRNFFRFSSLAKQSGFWSYWSGKGQRDAIRMGLVVKMMDDHIPIHVLNLKDFELLLKIYILSLTGCLLCLLGEIAWLRYWRARMGAGS; encoded by the exons ATGCAACGGAGAAAACACATCCTGGTGGAGTCCCTTGAAGAATGTCTAACGGAGGCCTTTCAAAAGCCAATCGTTGTCTGGGGACTGAGGCGCAACATCACGTTACGCCGCATCCTTGGCGAAAGGACCCTCGTGTGTGTTAGCATAAGCAATGTCTCGCCCAAGGAAGAACCTATTTTTGATGTCCTGACTGATGGGTTGTTTGGACTGCACCATGTTCCGATTCTATTCATTTACAAGCGATTGGAAAGCCAGCCACCCACAATGGATGAACTAAAGAACATGTTCTCCTGGTGCTGGCGCCAGAAGTTCATCAATGTGTTTGTCACCTATCAGAAGATATCCTTTACTAATACTTCAGCCGGGAGAAACGTGTCCTGGGAAAATTACCTATACACCTATACGGCTTTTCCGGAGGTTACGGTCAGGAATCTTACCCAGACGGGCTACCGACACACGGACATTATGATGGACTTTCGCGGCTACGAGTTTCGAGTGCCTGTCTATCAGGATGCTCCCAGTGCTTTTTGG CTATCAGATGGCAGACTTTCCGGGACCTTTGGCCTCATGTTCGCCGCCTATGTTCATCACAGAAGGGGGCGTTATCGCCTGGAGCCCGCTGTTGACGTGGACAGGTACAACTACCATGAAAACCTGATGTTGGCTGCGGCCCGCGGTGAGATTGAAATAGGCGTACATCCTTATTCCTCCATGCAGCCGGGAGCCGAGCGGACGGCGGGTTTTTTTCCACTCGCCCCGACAAACACCTGCGTCCTGGTGCCCTGGCAACATGAACCGCCTCCGGGTCGATTCATCCGGTATGCCGTCCGGATAAATGGAACTTTTCTGCTGGTTCTCCTCCTGGCCATGACCCTGGCGTGGCAGCTGGCCCGTGGCGAGGGTTTGCGAGGCATTCAGCTCTCCCTGGTAACCTTCTTCCTGCAACCGATATCGGACACAAACTTTCGCAGGCTGGCCGAGCCATACAAGTTCATCCATGTGGCGGCACTCCTGGGATCCTTTGTTTTGTGGACAATGCGAACGGCGAACTTATCCTCCGTTTTCACCTCGCAA TTCCCAGGGTATCAGATTGACAGCGTTAAGGACTTCCTGGCCACACCCCTGCGCCTGATGCTCACGGAATCGGAGGTGGAAATGTATTTCACCGCCGGTAACCTGCCTGTGGCTTTGAGGCAACGCCTCCAGGTGGTCAACAGGTCGACGCTGGTGGAGCACTTGGATCAATTGAATACCAGCTACGCCTACTGCACCACCACGGAGCACTGGAGTGTGGTGCAGATGCAGCAGGAGCGCCTGGAGAGTCCGCGCTTCCGGCTGGCATCAAGAATATGCACCGGCACCCACATCCTGCGCTATCCCATGCAATGGAATTCGCCCTTCCAGCGGAACTTTTTCAGATTCAGTTCCCTTGCCAAGCAGTCCGGCTTCTGGTCCTACTGGAGCGGCAAAGGTCAGAGAGATGCCATTCGAATGGGTCTGGTGGTCAAAATGATGGACGACCATATACCCATTCATGTCCTGAATCTAAAGGACTTTGAGTTGCTGCTCAAAATCTACATTTTGTCCCTGACCGGTTGCCTTCTGTGCTTGCTGGGGGAGATTGCTTGGTTACGTTACTGGAGGGCAAGAATGGGAGCTGGGAGTTGA
- the LOC108123048 gene encoding uncharacterized protein isoform X1 → MLFISLAVITFGLAQTLPVVDEAIETPSTSEGPGGPDGGRVVFDQRQTGKYNIHVSIKDVAIIEVGQNGLAEESYNDEEDYYYDDSALTVKPIKLSTEASTSSTSSSSTTTTSSTTAGAPPAEITSPTTISSKPKSRLNNLMIVETPIGGATVKPLHHPASPLHARSKDVPIIAAAAAANTPPSLPESIEYTPPQGHNSPIFKVKVQRSSNPATKKPARCRNHQVRDAQGKCTDSIYRKLFGMLKGLNFPFLAANAAESA, encoded by the exons ATGCTGTTCATATCGCTGGCTGTAATCACTTTCGGCCTGGCCCAAACGCTGCCCGTCGTTGATGAGGCCATTGAAACGCCATCGACCAGCGAAGGGCCGGGAGGACCAGATGGAGGACGAGTGGTCTTCGACCAACGGCAAACTGGCAAATACAACATCCATGTGAGCATCAAGGATGTGGCCATCATCGAGGTGGGCCAGAACGGGCTGGCCGAA GAGTCGTATAACGATGAGGAGGATTACTACTATGATGACAGTGCGTTGACCGTCAAACCGATCAAGTTAAGCACCGAGGCAAGCACCAGTAGCACCAGCAGCTCCAGCACCACAACAACTTCTAGCACCACAGCGGGAGCACCCCCTGCTGAAATCACCAGCCCCACCACCATCTCTTCGAAGCCCAAATCCAGGTTGAATAATCTGATGATTGTGGAGACACCGATTGGTGGTGCCACTGTTAAACCACTGCATCATCCCGCCTCACCGCTCCACGCCAGATCTAAAGATGTGCCGATAAtagctgcggctgctgctgctaatACACCTCCCTCCCTTCCCGAGAGCATTGAGTACACCCCGCCCCAAGGCCACAACTCGCCCATCTTCAAGGTCAAGGTTCAACGATCCTCGAATCCGGCCACCAAGAAACCAGCTCGATGCCGGAACCACCAGGTGCGAGATGCCCAGGGCAAGTGCACCGACTCCATCTA CAGAAAGCTGTTCGGCATGCTGAAGGGGCTGAATTTTCCCTTTTTGGCAGCCAATGCGGCCGAAAGCGCTTGA
- the LOC108123048 gene encoding uncharacterized protein isoform X2: MLFISLAVITFGLAQTLPVVDEAIETPSTSEGPGGPDGGRVVFDQRQTGKYNIHVSIKDVAIIEVGQNGLAEESYNDEEDYYYDDSALTVKPIKLSTEASTSSTSSSSTTTTSSTTAGAPPAEITSPTTISSKPKSRLNNLMIVETPIGGATVKPLHHPASPLHARSKDVPIIAAAAAANTPPSLPESIEYTPPQGHNSPIFKVKVQRSSNPATKKPARCRNHQVRDAQGKCTDSI, encoded by the exons ATGCTGTTCATATCGCTGGCTGTAATCACTTTCGGCCTGGCCCAAACGCTGCCCGTCGTTGATGAGGCCATTGAAACGCCATCGACCAGCGAAGGGCCGGGAGGACCAGATGGAGGACGAGTGGTCTTCGACCAACGGCAAACTGGCAAATACAACATCCATGTGAGCATCAAGGATGTGGCCATCATCGAGGTGGGCCAGAACGGGCTGGCCGAA GAGTCGTATAACGATGAGGAGGATTACTACTATGATGACAGTGCGTTGACCGTCAAACCGATCAAGTTAAGCACCGAGGCAAGCACCAGTAGCACCAGCAGCTCCAGCACCACAACAACTTCTAGCACCACAGCGGGAGCACCCCCTGCTGAAATCACCAGCCCCACCACCATCTCTTCGAAGCCCAAATCCAGGTTGAATAATCTGATGATTGTGGAGACACCGATTGGTGGTGCCACTGTTAAACCACTGCATCATCCCGCCTCACCGCTCCACGCCAGATCTAAAGATGTGCCGATAAtagctgcggctgctgctgctaatACACCTCCCTCCCTTCCCGAGAGCATTGAGTACACCCCGCCCCAAGGCCACAACTCGCCCATCTTCAAGGTCAAGGTTCAACGATCCTCGAATCCGGCCACCAAGAAACCAGCTCGATGCCGGAACCACCAGGTGCGAGATGCCCAGGGCAAGTGCACCGACTCCATCTA A
- the LOC108123059 gene encoding uncharacterized protein — protein MIEEVESFADLISCKSVTKELELPDVRRIKDIRKFMADKNNYNGNINELINRMTAKTDQCEGVLKVLKDKLELKMATLHKVKQDMMELNQDLKTGGATKKYVTEKTKIAVRFMDEVEVHHLDIATSLEKYNSKIDALFNEIMGLDGDIDYVNFLTGIAMLNINYVMEFHKIEQAESSSSQEEPSSEPSESV, from the coding sequence ATGATTGAAGAAGTTGAGAGCTTTGCGGATCTGATTTCCTGCAAGAGCGTCACCAAGGAGCTGGAGTTGCCGGATGTGCGTCGCATCAAGGACATACGCAAGTTTATGGCCGACAAGAATAACTACAATGGCAACATTAATGAGTTGATAAATCGAATGACTGCCAAAACTGATCAATGTGAGGGTGTCCTCAAAGTTCTTAAGGACAAGCTGGAACTGAAAATGGCCACGCTCCATAAGGTTAAGCAGGATATGATGGAACTGAACCAAGATTTGAAGACAGGCGGCGCCACCAAGAAGTACGTCACTGAGAAAACCAAGATTGCTGTCCGTTTCATGGACGAAGTGGAGGTGCATCATCTAGATATAGCAACTTCTCTAGAGAAGTATAATAGCAAAATTGATGCCCTGTTTAACGAAATCATGGGTCTGGACGGAGACATAGACTATGTTAACTTCTTGACAGGAATTGCCATGTTGAACATTAATTATGTTATGGAATTTCATAAGATTGAACAGGCCGAATCTTCCTCATCCCAAGAAGAACCGTCCTCGGAACCATCCGAATCAGTTtag
- the LOC108123071 gene encoding uncharacterized protein produces MTQVWSQVKPWEWCREIYKDHYSWSFVKCALVFSAGVVLIRSLDGKMRA; encoded by the coding sequence ATGACGCAGGTGTGGTCGCAGGTGAAGCCTTGGGAGTGGTGCCGGGAGATCTACAAGGACCACTATTCCTGGTCATTCGTCAAGTGCGCCCTGGTCTTCTCGGCCGGGGTAGTACTTATTCGCAGCCTAGATGGTAAAATGCGAGCCTGA
- the LOC108123078 gene encoding uncharacterized protein, with product MALLALWRPDSSPVAVGMDQWTGVHRAFVIRAYYKSNDSISTAQRLFKKQFSIYQTPPTNVIKSWLRHFESTGSSQGGCYARSSLPQIFCTICNQCLSNEKNFTSSVK from the exons ATGGCGCTCTTGGCTCTCTGGCGGCCAGATTCTTCACCAGTTGCAGTCGGAATGGATCAGTGGACGGGTGTGCACCGGGCGttcgtcatccgcgcctactACAAGAGCAACGACTCCATCAGCACCGCCCAGCGGCTCTTCAAGAAACAGTTCAGCATTTACCAAACGCCGCCCACGAATGTCATCAAATCCTGGCTAAGGCATTTCGAGAGCACCGGATCCTCGCAAGGAGGGTGCTATGCCAGATCCTCCCTACCG cAAATCTTCTGCACTATTTGCAATCAATGCCTAAGTAATGAGAAGAACTTTACCAGCTCCGTGAAGTGA
- the LOC108122936 gene encoding LOW QUALITY PROTEIN: uncharacterized protein (The sequence of the model RefSeq protein was modified relative to this genomic sequence to represent the inferred CDS: deleted 2 bases in 1 codon; substituted 1 base at 1 genomic stop codon), which translates to MFRANEGVKMTSRDGKKKKEKKDAHTYIYRHIDTHHYKCSGLDVRWMDGWLPSWGHLRTALQAAILPACLPAFPPVSPANCVNGKATAAFANFAAASNKGNSQPXQQKQQQHRILHKCIYIYLSDGRALYCSYVLDGPAKWRSEKKSLKQNQQRQQASSKAPRTAGVFS; encoded by the exons ATGTTCAGAGCAAATGAAGGTGTCAAAATGACAAGCAGagatggcaaaaaaaaaaaggaaaagaaggatgcacacacatacatatatagacacATAGATACACACCACTACAAGTGTAGCGGGTTGGACGTgcgatggatggatggatggctgCCTTCCTGGGGCCACCTAAGAACCGCCCTACAGGCTGCCATCCTGCCTGCTTGCCTGCCTGCCTTTCCGCCTGTTAGCCCGGCTAACTGTGTAAATGGCAAAGCGACAGCAGCATTTGCTAACTTTGCTGCAGCCAGCAACaaaggcaacagc cagccatagcaacaaaaacaacaacagcacagGATACTACATAAATGTATCTATATCTATCTAAGCGATGGCCGTGCATTGTATTGCAGTTACGTGCTCGATGGTCCAGCAAAATGGCGAAGCGAAAAAAAATCTCTgaaacaaaatcaacaaagACAGCAAGCAAGCAGCAAGGCACCAAGAACAGCAGGAGTCTTCTCTTGA